DNA from Dokdonella koreensis DS-123:
AGACACCGGTCCGCGCTTCGAGCTCTTCCACCGCCTCTTCCTGCTCCGGGTTGTGCGCGACGATGCGCAGGCGGTTCGGGCCGACCTCAAGCTTCACGCCGCGGTACTTCTCGTTCGAGAGGATCGCCGCACGCTGCAAGGCCGCGCGCAGCTCCTCGCGCACGACGTGAACCTCCTTGTCGACACCGATCGGCACGACCGCCTCGTAGTCCGGGAACCGCCCGTCGATCAGCTTCGACGTGAAAACCACGCCACCGCGGCGCACGCGTAGATGATTGCGCCCGAACTCCAGGTCGACGTTGCCCTCACCGCTCTCGAACAAGCCCTGCAATTCCAGCACGCCCTTGCGCGGGATGATGATCTGGCGCCGCGAACTGATCGTGGCTTCCAGGCGCGTTTCGGCGAGCGCCAAGCGGTGGCCGTCGGTCGCGACGCAACGCAAGGCGTGCTCACGCAGGTCCAGCAACATGCCGTTGAGGTAGTAACGCACGTCCTGGTGCGCCATCGCGAAGGCCGTCCGGTCCATCAGCGACTTCAGGGCTGCCTCCGGCAACGTGACGCGCTCGACCAGGTCGATGCTGTCGATCACCGGAAATTCGGTTGCCGGCAGCGTCGCCAGCGTAAAACGGCTGCGGCCTGCACTCAGCGTCACCCGTTCGCCGTTCTGCTCGATCTTGATCTTGCTGCCGTCCGGCAGGGCCCGGCTGATGTCGAAGAGCTTGCGCGCCGGGATTGTCACTTCGCCAGGATCGAGCGATTCGGCTTCGGTCCGGGCGATCATCTCGACCTCCAGATCCGTACCGGTGAACGAAACGCCGTCCGCGCTGACCTGCACCAACAGGTTGGCCAGCACCGGCAGCGTCTGTCGGCGCTCCACCACGCCGGTCACCTGCTGCAACGGCTTCAATAAAGCTTCGCGTTGGATGCTGAATCGCATGGGCCTCGTCCGTCTCGTCCTGTTATTGGTTTTTGGGGATTAGTTTGTGGTTGTAGGGCCTGGGGACAACCCGAAAACAGCAAATTTTACCTTTATCATCAACCGGTTATCGCTGTTTCTCGTGGTGTACTACCGCCCCGCTTCGGTGTGCATGGGTTGTGGATAACAGCAGCGCCGAAAAAAGTCCACGTATTATCCACAGCCTGTTCACCCCGTCAGCGCGCGGACCAGCTTTTCCCAGTCCTGGCGCAGCCGGCCGTCGGTCTCGCGAAAATCGGCGATCGTCCGGCAGGCATGCAGCACCGTCGTATGGTCGCGGCCGCCAAAGGCGTCGCCGATCTCCGGCAAGCTGTGTTCGGTCAGCTCCTTGGCCAGGGCCATGGCCATCTGGCGGGGCCGTGCGATCGAGCGGCTGCGGTTCTTCGAAAGGAAGTCGGCGAGCCGCAGCTGGTAGTAGTCCGCCACGGTGCGCTGGATGTTGGGAATGGTGATCGCCTGCGCGTGCACGGTCAGCAGATCACGCAGCGTTTCCTGGGCGAATTCGGCGGTGATCAGGCGGCCTTCGAAGTTCGAGCGCGCCACCAGCGTGTTGAGCGCGCCTTCGAGGTCGCGGACGTTGGAACGCATGCGCTTGGCGATCAGCACCGCCACCTCTTCGGGCAGCTCCACGCCCTTGCTCTGGGCCTTGCTGAGCAGGATCGCGGCGCGGGTCTCGAAATCCGGCGGCTCGACGATCACCGACAAACCCCAGCCCAGCCGCGACTTCAATCGCGGTTCGAGGTTCTCCACTTCCTTCGGATAGCGGTCGCAGGTCAGGATGATCTGCTGCTTGCCTTCGAACAGCGCGTTGAAGGTGTGGAAGAACTCTTCCTGCGTGGTGTTCTTCCCGGCGAAGAACTGGATGTCGTCGATCAGCAGGGCGTCGACCGAACGGAAACGGCGCTTGAAGTCGTCCATGTTCTTCTGCGCCAGCGCCTTGACCATGCCGCTGACGAACTGCTCCGAGCGCAGGTACAGCAGCTTGACCTCGGGGTTGTTACGGCGCATGAGGTTGCCGGCGGCGTGCATCAGGTGGGTCTTGCCCAGGCCGGTGCCGCCGTAGAGCAGCAGCGGGTTGTAGGCCCGCCCGGGGTTCATCGCCACCTGCAGGGCCGCTGCCTTGCCGAGCTGGTTGGACTTGCCCTCGACGAACGTCTCGAACGTGTAGTGGGGATCGAGGTTGGAATCCTCGCGGCTTTCGCGCCGGACCGGCCGCGCGGCGGTGCCCGTGCCGGTCTCCCTCGCCCGGCTCGCGTTGAGCGAGCCGACGTCGACGCGCACGTTGACCGGATAGCCGGCCAGGTGTTCCAGCACGGTCGCGATGCGCGGCAGGAACCGCTCGCGGATCGCATCGACCGTATAGGCGTTTGGCGCAAACAGCCGCAGCCCGGCATCGCTCTCGCTGGCCTGCAGCGGCGCCAGGTAGGTATGCACATCCTCGGCGGCGGATTCGGATTCAAGCCGCGCCAGGCAGCGCTGCCACAATTCACTCACGGGTCGGAACCTTCGAAACGGAACATCGGAAACACGCAGGAAGGCCGATCAGGGGCCGTCCGCGGTCAGGGGAAGCGCGTACCGCAAGGCGGCAGGCCAACGGATGAGTCTACTCCATGCGCCCGGCGTGGGCGGGCCGGGAGCGGTGACACGAGCGCCCGCAGTCCACCGCGGCGAACACGGCTTTTCCTTGACAGGATCGGCAGGTATGCCTACTATCCGCGGCCTTTTTCCGTTCCTGATCCGGTCCCGCCATGGCCACGAAACGCACCTATCAGCCCAGCAATCTCAAGCGCGCCCGTGATCATGGGTTTCGCGCGCGCATGAAGACCCGTGGCGGCCGCAAGGTCATCAACGCCCGTCGCGCGCGCGGCCGCAAGCGCCTCTGCGTGTAACGCTCCGGGCGGTCGCATGGGTTGCGCAAGCTTCCCGCGCGCCGCTCGATTGCTGCGGCCCGGCGACTTCGCCGCGCTGCGCCGTGCCAGCCGCCGCGTAGGCGTCGATCATTTCCATGTCGAGACAGCCTCGCGGCCGATCGGCCCGCGGCTGGGCATGGCCGTCTCCAAGCGTGTCTCCAAGCGCGCCGTCGAGCGCAACCGCATCAAGCGGCAGATCCGCGAGAGCTACCGGCACGTCCTCGGCAGCCTGCCCGCACTCGACATCCTCGTCGTCGCCCGTACCAGCGCCTCCACCTGCGACAACGCCGTGCTGCGCGCCGACCTGGCGCGCCTGTGGGGCAAGCTCCAGCGCCTGGTCGCCGAATCCCCGGAGGGCGTTTCCGTTGAAGCGTCACCGCGCCGGCGGCACAATGGCAAGGCCGCCGACCCGCGGCCCGATTCTCCACCCTCCCCGTCATGCGACTGACGTCCGGCTCGTGCGCGCCGCGTCGGTGCGCAGCGCAGCGCATCGCGCGACCTGAAATCACGACTCCACGATGACCAGCCCTCGCCCGTTTCTTCTGCTCGCCCTCCTGCTGCTCGGCTACCTGCTGTGGGAGCAATGGCGCACCGACTACGGCCAGCCGTCGCCGCCGCCAGCGCCCGCCGTTGCCGTCGAGGACACCGTGCCGGCCGCGACCGTGCCCGGCGATACGCCGGTCGCCGCCACGGCGCCGGGCGACGTACCGGTCACCGCGCAGCCGGAACCGGCGGCCGCGGGCCAGCGCATCGTCGTGACGACCGACGTCCTGCGCGTGGAGATCGATACGCGCGGCGGCAGCGTCGTCGTCGCCGATCTGCTGGCCTATCCCAAGCAGCCCAAGCAGCCCGAGCCCGTGCGCCTGCTGGACGACAGCACCACCGGCTACTTCGTGGCCAACAGCGGCCTGGTCAGCGCACAGGGCGCGCCGGCCGCACCCGACCACAACGCGGTGTTCTCGGCCGCGGCGACCGACTATGCGTTCGCCGCCGGGCAGGAACGCATCGAGGTGCCGCTGACCTGGCAGGGCGAGTCCGGCCTCACGGTGAGCAAGGTCTACACCTTCGAGCGCGGCAGCTACGTGATCGGGCAGCGCCAGGAGATCCGCAACGCCGGCGCCGCGCCGTGGACCGGAAACGCCTACCGCGAGCTGCGGCGCGTGCCGCTGGTCGTGGACACGCGTGGCCTGAAGGGCTACACCAACCCGGAGCAGTACAGTTTCACCGGCGCCGCCTGGTACAGCCCTCAGCACAAGTTCCAGAAGTTCGCGTTCGACAAGTTCAAGAACGACCCGGTGAACATCGGCGTGGTCCCATTACCCGAAGGGGAGCGTTGGGCCTGGCGCGACTGGTGGCTCAAGCGCGTCAAGGTTCCGGCTGACGCTGGCTGGATCGCTCAGGTTCAACACTACTTTTTCGCCGCCTGGATCCCGTCGGGCAACGAAGCCAGCGAGTTCTCGCGTGCGGAGCTTCCCAACCCCGCCGGCACGCGCTACCTGATCCGGGCGGTCGCGCCCTCGACCACGGTCGCGCCGGGCGAGACACGCGTGCTCGATGCTCGCCTTTACGTCGGCCCGAAGCTCCAGAGCACGCTCGACGACATCGCCCCCGGCCTGTCGCTGACGGCCAACTACGGCATCTTCACCTTCATCTCCGCGCCGCTGCACTGGGTGCTCGACAAGCTGCACGCGCTGACCGGCAACTGGGGCTTCGCGATCATCCTGCTGGTGCTGCTGATCAAGGCCGGGTTCTACAAGCTCAGCGAGGCCCAGTACCGCTCGATGGCGCGCATGCGCAAGGTGGCCCCGCGCATGCAGGCGCTCAAGGAGCGCTACGGCGACGACCGGCAGAAGCTCAACCAGGCCATGCTGGAGATGTACCAGAAGGAGAAGATCAACCCGCTCGGCGGCTGCCTGCCGATGCTGATCCAGATCCCGGTGTTCTTCGCGCTGTACTGGGTGCTGATCGAGAGTGTGGAGCTGCGCCAGGCGCCGTTCATCGGCTGGATCCAGAACCTGTCCGCGCCGGACCCGTACTTCGTGCTGCCGATCCTCAATGCCGCGGCGATGCTGCTGACCCAGCACCTGACGCCGATGACCGGCATGGACCCGACGCAGGCCAAGATCATGAAGTTCATGCCGGTCGCGTTCTCGGTGCTGTTCGCGTTCTTCCCGGCCGGCCTGGTGCTGTACTGGGCGACCAACGCCATCCTGTCGCTGATCCAGCAGTACATCATCACCAAGCGCGTGGAAGCCGGCGAAACGGCCAAGCCCGCCAAGGGATGACGGCAGGCGGCGGCATCGCCGCCGCCGGTCCTGCGTCCGCGGAGGGAGTCGAGGTACCCGCGTGTCCTCTACCGACACCATCGCCGCGATCGCCACGCCGCCCGGCAACGGTGGCATCGGTATCGTGCGCGTCTCCGGCCCGCAGGTTCCGCGCCTCGCCCAAGTCCTGCTCGGCCGCCGCCCGCGTGCGCGCCATGCGCACCTGTGCCGGTTCGCCGATGCCGCCGGCGAGCCGATCGATCACGGCCTGCTGATCCATTTTCCGGCGCCGCACTCGTTCACCGGCGAGCACGTGGTCGAGCTGCAGGCCCACGGCAGCCCGGTCGCCCTGCGACGCCTGCTGGCACGCGTGGTCGAGCTCGGCGCGCGCCATGCGCGACCCGGCGAGTTTTCCGAGCGTGCCTTCCTCAACGGCCGCCTCGACCTCGCTCAGGCCGAGGCGATCGCCGACCTGATCGCCGCCGGCTCCGAAGCGAGCGCACGCGCGGCGATGCGCAGCCTCGACGGCGTCTTTTCGCAGCAGGTGCATGCGCTGACCGAAGCGACGATCCGCCTGCGCGTATGGATCGAGGCGGCAATCGACTTCCCCGAGGAGGAAATCGATTTCCTCGCCGCGCCGGCACTCGCCGGCGGCTTCGCCCAGCTGCGCCAGCAGCTCGCCTCCCTGCTCGCCGATACCCGGCGCGGCGTTCGCCTCAATGACGGGCTGCACGTGGTCATCGTCGGACGCCCCAACGCCGGCAAGTCCAGTCTGCTGAACGCGCTGGCGGCGACCGAGCGCGCGATCGTGACCGACATCCCGGGCACCACGCGCGACGTGCTGCGTGAAACGATCGACATCGACGGCATTGCCTTGACCCTGGTCGATACCGCTGGTCTGCGCGAGGCCGAGGACCGGGTCGAGCAGGAAGGCATCCGCCGCGCCCGCCTGGAACTGCAGCGCGCCGACGTCGCCATCCTGGTCAGCGACGATGACGACACGGACGCCGACCGCGTTCTGCTCACCGGCCTGCCGGCGACAGCCACGCGACTCCTCGTGCACAACAAGATCGATCGCACCGCCGCCGCACCGGACCGTCAGGTCCGCGCCGACGGTACCCACCTGTGGCTCTCTGCCCGGACCGGTGCGGGCCTGGCGCTGCTGGTCGCCGAACTCACGCGGCTGGCCGGCCAGGGTGAAGCGCCCGCGGGCAGCTTCAGCGCCCGCGCCCGCCACGTGGCCGCGCTCGAGCGCGCGGCGCTCGCCCTGGAGGCCGCCGAGCATGCGCTCACCGACGCCCGCGCCGGCGAACTGGCCGCTGAGGAACTGCGCCAGATGCAGCATGCGCTCGGCGAGATCACCGGCGAATTCACCAGCGAGGACCTGCTCGGGCGGATCTTCGCGGATTTCTGCATCGGGAAGTAGAGCCTCCCGTCACTGCGGATTCTTCGCCGGGGGTGCCAGCACGCTGCGCCGTATCAGCGAACGGGCCCCGCTCTTCCAGGCGTCGTCCGAGCCGGTATAGAACGCCGACGATTGGTTGATCACCTCGCCCGTCGCGGTATCGGTGACGCGGATGGAGACATAGTATTCCGTCTGCGCAACGCGTCTCACGACGCCGACGAGGGATTGCTCGGCACCCAGCTTCAGCGCGATACGCGCGTCACAGCCGTCGCAGTTCCGCAGCGATCGCTTCCTAACCGGCTCGTCGTCGACGCCACCGGCGTCCACGAGGCGGTAGCGTCCCGACTGTTCCAACACCCGGCGCGCTTCGCCGGTGACGGCCTGCATCTTTTCCAGGTCGCCGGCCGTTTCGCCGTTCCACAGGGCGCCCGCCGCACTGACGTCCTCCAGCTCGAACTCGAACACGGCGATCTTCACGGGTGTGGTTTGCGCGCGCAGCGAAGAGGACGGCATGGCGACGGTCAACACGACCACGATGCCCAGGGATCCGATCGTTGCGAAAACGCGGTTGCCGAAGCGCCTCATCGTTCCTTTCGCGTCGGTGGATACGTGCATGGCGGCCCTCCCGATGGGAATGGACATGGGGCATGGAATCCCGGCGCATTGCGACTCGAGCCGGAGGCAGCGACCGAAAAGGTCCCCATCGCGCGGTGGTGCCGAAGCGCCTCGCGACATCGTACGCCGCCGGCCGCCGGGGCGCCGTGCTTTCCGGGCGTCCCGGTCGACCTCGCCGGACGGACCGCCATCGGCCGGCGACTTCGACGAGCCGACACACGCGGCAGACGCCGCGGCCCGGCAGTTTTCCGACCTTCCCCGAGCCGGTTCGACCGAGCCCGGCATCCGGACCGCTACGCGCCACTACAATAGCCCGATGACCCGGCGCAGCTACCGATTCGGCGACAGCATCCTCGACGTGGATGCCCGCCAGCTGTTGCATGCAGGCCAGCCTGTGCAGGTTCCGGCGAAGGTCTTCGACTGCCTGGTCTATCTCGTCCAGCACAACGGACGGGCGATCGGCCATGACGAGCTGGTCGCTGCCGTCTGGGGCAAGACCGAGATCAGCGAGTCGCTGCTGCGGCAGACCATACGCCGGGTCAGGAGCGTGCTCGGCGAGGACGGCAGTCAGAAGAACATGCTTCGAACCGTCCCCGGCTTCGGCTACCAGTTCACGGCCGAGGTCAGGGTCGAAGACCGAAAGGACGGCGGTCCCGGCCCGGAGGCCGAATCCCGCATCGACGATGCATCCGCAGTGGAAGACGACGGGTCCGTCGTGCCGACGGCCGGTCCTGACGCTCCGGTCGAGCGGTCGGCCCTGCCGCCATCGGCGGGCTCGCGCGGCTGGCGAGCCGTGCTCGGGGTGGGCGTACTCGTGGCCGTCGTGGCCGCCGGAGCGGTCTGGTTCCGGTTCGGAACCGAAGCTCCCCGACCCGCCGCTGCTGGGCCGCCGGCGATCGAGGTCGCTGCCGTCCTTCCGGTGACGGTCAGCACGGCCGATCCGGCCTGGTCCTGGGTACGGTTGGGGCTGATGGATCTGCTGGCGACGCGCCTGCGCAGCGGCGGGCAACTGGTCGTGCCCAGCGAGAGCGCAGCCGCGCTTGCGCTCGCCAGCACGCCGAATCAGGTCGCCGATGCCGTGCGCACCGGTACCGGCGCCCGTTACCTGGTCGTTCCGACAGCTCGGCGCACGGACACGGGTTGGGTGGTTCGCCTGGAACTGCAGCCGCGTGATGGAGGCTATCGCGAAGTCGAAGCGCACGACGCCGATCTCGTCGTTGCCGGTCGTCGTGCCGCCGATCAGCTGCTGGTCATGCTCGGAAAGCCCGTGCCGGTCGATCGCGCCGGCTCGGCGGACGTCCAAGCCGACGAGCTGCTGGCGCAGATCAAGAGTGCGCTGTTGCGCGATGACGTGAAGCTGGCCCGTAGCCTGATGGATGCAGCACCGCGCGAACTCCAGCAGGTGGCCGAGTTCCGGTTCCAGCGGGCCGACGTGGACACGCGTACCGGACAATTCGAGGAGGCGCGCCAGCGGTTCGAGAGCCTGCTGAGCGAAACAGGGCCTGAGAACGATCCCGTGATGCGTTCTCGCATATTGAACAGCTTGGGTCTGGTCGCCATCCGCAGGGAACAGTCCGATCGCGCCATTCCCATTCTCGGCGAAGCCATCGCGGTGATCGGAACCCGCAATGAGCCGGTAGCGCTCGGCAATGCCTACAACACCCGCGGCATGGCCTACTCGCGCCTGCGCCAGGACGATCTTGCCAGCGCCGATTTCGCGCGATCACGTCTCGCCTCGGAAATCTCCGGCAACATGCAGCTTCTTGCGTTGGTCGATACCAATGAAGGGGTCCTGGCGTTGGGACGCAATCAACTGGTCATTGCATTGCCGCTGTTCGAGCGGGCAGCCGCTCTCAATGAGCGTCTCGGCAACCCCACCGGACTCGCTCTCGCATCCGGCTACAGGATGTGGATTCATTCGGCACTTCTCGAGCCCGGCCGGGCATTGGCCATCTATGAGCAGGTCGCCCCCAAGCTCGATGGATTGGAGAATCCCATCGGTGTGCTGAGTTTCGAGTTCTCGGCTGCCAGCGTGTTGCAAGGCAATGGCCGACACGGGGAGGCGCGTGCCAAGCTCCGGCAGCTGGCCGAGTCGCCTCATTCGGAAATGATCATGGGCGTCGTGCGCGCCCAGCAGGCCTTGCTCGAGTTCGAGATGGAGCAGCTGCAACCGGCATCGGCATTTGCGCAGCAGGCGGTGGACCTTCTCGTCCAACCGGACGACGCATACACGCGTGCGCAGGCATGGCTCATCGTCGTGCGTGCCTTGCGCGGACTGGACCAACCAGCGGTCGCGGATGCCGAGCAGCAGCGGTTTTCCGCCTGGGCCGCCGGCATCGACAATGCGGCGACGCACGCATTGGCACGCCTCGCTCGAGCGGAACACGCGTGGAGCAGGAATCGACACGAAGAGGCGATCGGCGACTACGAGGACGCCCTGCGCATCGCCGTCGGCGAGAGCATTCCGGGGGACATCGCGACGATCGTCACCTCCTATGGTACGGCGCTGATCGAAGCCGGTCGGCTCGATCGTGCCAGCGCCGTGATCGGGCGGGTGGCGCGCTGGAGCGAGCAGGACTTTGCCTGCGCGGTGATCCAGGCGCGCTTGTATCGCGCCCTGGGGCAGCGCGAAGCCTGGCGGCTCGCGATCGACCGTGCGCGGCGGCTGGCCGGGGAGCGCCCCCTTCCCGCAGGGGTCGCCACGTTCCCCCCCGAGCTGTCGATCGGCACGCCGGACAGCGGGCACTGAGGTTCGCCGGGCCGGTCGCCCCCGGTGACCGAACGCCGGCATCCGCCGATTCCCGCAGGCGGACGCTGCTACCGCCCCCCACGCCGCCCGACTGCTGGGTCCCGGTCCGCGCCGAGACGGCGCTCTTGCAGTGGCATGACAACGGCCCTGGCGGGCGCAAAGTCACGCGCTTTACCGCGCTTTTCACGCAAAACGCATGGGTATGACTGCGGCCGTCGACGCTGCCGGCGTATATCTGTCGGACCGACACCGGGGGTAGGCTAGGCGCAGTGGCGTCGCGCCCCCCCGGAACCTCCCAGGGTGGAATCCGCAGATGCCAGTTTCATCGCCTACGATGTTCCGTGCGATCGCATCGTCCGTACCGGTGCGAAGGGTCAGAGCCTTCTTCTTCATCGCGCTGGCGCTGGTGGTCGTCACCATTCCGGCCCGGCCGGCGGATGCACAGACGCAGCCCACGGACGTGCAGGCCGCCCCGGCCGCGCCCGCCGCCTCGAGCGTGGCCGGACCCGTCGTTGATCAGGGCATCGGGAGCCTGCTGGCCAAGGGCCAGCGCCCCGATGTGATCGTCAGGTTCCGCGGCCGTGCGGACCTGGGCAGCGCCCGGGCGATGGCCTATGGCGCGCGCGGCCGGTCGGTGTATCAGGCGCTCAAGGCACAGGCCGAGCAGTCCCAGTCGGCGGTCCGCCAGCAGCTCGAACGCCGGCATCGTCGCAGCCCGTCCAGTCGCGGCTATACCGTGCTGTGGATCGACAACAGCCTGCTGATCCCGGAGGCGGATGAGGCGGTTCTCGACACGCTGCGGCAGGCGGCCGACGTGGAATCGATCCGCCTGGACCGGGCCATCCCCCCGCCGTTCGAGCCGCTGGCCGAAGCGCCGCCGACCCTGCGCGCCGCCGGCAGCAACATCGCCCATGTCCGGGCGCCGGAGGTCTGGGCGCGCGGCTATCGCGGCGAGGGCATCGTCGTCGCCAACATCGACAGCGGCGTGCGCTACACGCACCAGACGCTGTTCCGGAGCTACCGTGGCTTTACCGGTACGGCCTTCGACCACGACTACGCGTGGTACGACCCGTACGAGCACACCGCCGAACCGCGCCGCAACGGCGGCCACGGCACGCACACGATGGGCACCATCGTCGGCGACGACGGCAGCGGCAACCAGATCGGTGTCGCGCCGGGTGCGCGATGGATCGCCTGTGTCGGCAGCGCGCTGGATGGAAGTCTCTATTTCTCCGGCCTGATCGAATGCGGCCAGTTCATGCTGGCGCCGACCGACACCGACGGCAACAACCCCGACCCGGATCGTCGTCCGGCCGTCGTCAACAACTCCTGGGGCGGCTGCGGATCGGTTTACGAGGACTTCTACGAGGGCGTGATCGACGCCTGGATCGCCGCCGGCATCGTGCCGGTGTTCTCCAACGGCAACAACACCAACTGCGGCTACCCGGCGCCGCCAGGCCTGAACACCGTCGGCAGTCCGGGTCGTTCCGGCAAGGTGCTCGGCATCGGCTCGACCGGCACCAGCGACGGCCTGTACGCCGCGCATTCCAACCAGGGTCCGACCGACGACTTCAGCCCGGGCTATCCCACCTACCCCGACCATCGCGGTTTTCCCGACCTCAAGCCGAACGTATCGGCGCCGGGCGTGAACATCCGTTCGGCCGGCGACGCGAGCGACGGCGGCTACGCCGGTGGCACCGGCACCTCGATGTCGGCACCGCACGTAACCGGTCTGGTCGCGCTGATGTGGCAGGCGGCACCGTGTCTGGTCGGCGACACCGCGACGACCGGCGCGCTGATCATGGAAACCGCGAATCCGATCGCGTACGCCAGCGGCAGTTCGAGCGACGGTCCCGGCAACGTCCCCAACCAGGCCACCGGCTGGGGCGAGATCGACGCATTGACGGCGATCGACACCGCGATCGTCGCCTGCGGTCCGCACGGTGCGCTGGCCGGCACGGTGGTCGCCGGCGACACCGGCCAGCCGGTCGCCGGCGCCCGCCTGGTCTTCCACGGTCCACGGCCGTACGCGCTCCTCGGCGACCCAAGCGGCGCCTTCGCGCGTGAGCTGGCCGCCGGCGACTACAGCGTCGACATCGCCGCCTTCGGCTATGCGCCGACGACG
Protein-coding regions in this window:
- a CDS encoding S8 family serine peptidase, encoding MRRVRAFFFIALALVVVTIPARPADAQTQPTDVQAAPAAPAASSVAGPVVDQGIGSLLAKGQRPDVIVRFRGRADLGSARAMAYGARGRSVYQALKAQAEQSQSAVRQQLERRHRRSPSSRGYTVLWIDNSLLIPEADEAVLDTLRQAADVESIRLDRAIPPPFEPLAEAPPTLRAAGSNIAHVRAPEVWARGYRGEGIVVANIDSGVRYTHQTLFRSYRGFTGTAFDHDYAWYDPYEHTAEPRRNGGHGTHTMGTIVGDDGSGNQIGVAPGARWIACVGSALDGSLYFSGLIECGQFMLAPTDTDGNNPDPDRRPAVVNNSWGGCGSVYEDFYEGVIDAWIAAGIVPVFSNGNNTNCGYPAPPGLNTVGSPGRSGKVLGIGSTGTSDGLYAAHSNQGPTDDFSPGYPTYPDHRGFPDLKPNVSAPGVNIRSAGDASDGGYAGGTGTSMSAPHVTGLVALMWQAAPCLVGDTATTGALIMETANPIAYASGSSSDGPGNVPNQATGWGEIDALTAIDTAIVACGPHGALAGTVVAGDTGQPVAGARLVFHGPRPYALLGDPSGAFARELAAGDYSVDIAAFGYAPTTRTVTVSAGQPTTLAVELAPTPRNTLSGIVTDGTTGWPLHARIHIAQPGGSTQTWSDPQTGAYAIALPAGHDYTLTASPTVSGYWPGSAAVTGLSADMSLPFGLTADTIACTAPGYAGGGGMYEDFEAGALPPGWTRSTDRPGWAGWEFGEDLGSGHFVIPPHGHYAASNDDARPLTSIARRERLITPPLTIEANGQLRYASAYSGGFGLLASIEASTDGGATWTAVASPIATGSVDAPQWRRETVDLSGYAGQTIRLAFRTDDGGGWASGWAIDDVHVSPPCGPPGPGALVLGRVIDSALGSGGLDGATVAVAGGAAPATTASSADAALGAGWYTLHASAGTRMLRVRLPPYADLERSVDVPVSGVVRIDFDFAAPGVADRIFLQGFE